In Pirellula sp. SH-Sr6A, the DNA window ATTTCGTGGCGTATCGCACGCGTATCGGGGAACTAGAGGCCAACGAGTTCGAGGAGTTTGAGAGCATTGGTGGTTGGGGTTACACCAGGTCGCATTTTGTAATCAAACCGCATGATTTGCTTTCCATCGATTTGCTCAAAGTACTCGCGAAAATGAACGATCTGCGCGTAAGTTCTCATTTGATCACTGGATGCCAGCTCCAAATCGTGGGTGCTTGCTAATACCACACACCCCAGATCGATCAATCTCCTCAAAACGGAATCGACCGCAATTTGACGTTCGCGAGAATTCGTGCCTTGCAGGATTTCATCGAGCAAGACGAGCATACGGTGCCCCCCTTCTCGATCCTCCTCCACAGCCTTGTCGACCACCCGCCGAAGTCGCTTCAACTCCGCCATAAAGAACGACACACCGTCTTGCAAAGAATCCTGGACCCGAATGCTCGATGCGATGTCCAGCGACTCACTGACCCAACTCTTCGAACAAACAGGTGCACCTATCCTAGCCAACAACACGTTCACACCGACCGATCGTAACAGCGTCGACTTCCCAGCCATGTTACTGCCCGTTACCAACAGAAGCCGCTGCTTTTCATCGATAGCAAGATCGTTCGGAACACGTTGATCATCGCGGAGCAAAGGATGTGCGAGACCCGTTGCCGTAATCATCTTGCCTCGTTGGCCGACAGACGGATAACTCCACTCGGAATTCTCATCCGCAATCGTCGCTGACGAGTTAAGTGCCTCAAGTTGCCCAATCGCTTCCACCCAACGCGGCGCTAGGGCCTGGTACTTCTTTTTCCAGCGTTCCAGTCCTTCCAAAACGCGCACATCCCACAGGATCGCAATTTGCAACGTGACATACGGAATGAAAAACAATGGACTCTTTTGGAAACCTGCTAGCGTCATCCAATGCTGTAGTCTGCTAATCCCATCTGATGCGTTGGGTAGCGAATCTCCAGGTGTAAGGAGAGACCGGTGAATGCTGTTCAACATCGAACTCTTCCGAGGCATTTCCCCCGCGCAGGTAATCCAGTCACTCAACAGTTGGAGCTCGCGGTTTGCATATCCAATTCGATTGAACAGATCATGAATCGGGCCCAATATGATCATGGTTAGCACAAAGTTAATAGCCAACCCAAAGAGCAAAACACTTACTCCAACTAGTTGCCCAACCCCGACTCCCAGAAAGAACGCCCCTACCAATCCGATCGCTCCCAGAATCACGAGAGAGGGTCCTAGACAAGCGAGGGCGTAAATCCAACGCCTTCCCTCAAAAAAGTCTTGCGAGGAGGCCCACTCCGCGATGGCTTCGGGATAGGTCCTTTGAGATCGGAGCCCGCACGCAATACGGTAGAAATCCAATCTCCACGACCGCGTCTTCGACAATTCGCGAACTGCCTCCTGCCTCATTTGAATCTCTTCGGGGCTCGCCCATTCCGTAATCCACTGAGCAAGCGTCTCGGCTCCGGTCCGCGTCATTGCAAGGGACGCCCAACGAAACAAACTTCTTTCACCGAATACATCGAGATCCTGCGTCCACTCCGCAGTGTATGGAACCACGTAATCTTCAGAGGGTAAGGGTGCCAGCTCCTTCCAATTACGATTGCAACGATCAATGAGTCTCACCAACCCAAACAACTGCGAATGCAGATTTTGCATTCGATATTGGATGGTTTCGTACCAGGTGGCAAAAAAGAGGAACACTCCGATGAGCAGAAGTCCTACTTTCCAAGTCCAACTTCCAAGCGAAGGTTCTGCAACTCCCACCACGATCATGGCCAGTCCTGGTATTGCAGATCCGACTCGACAGCGAACCAATACCTTCGACAGTCGCTTCGAACGCTCGATCGTTTCCTCAAAGGATTCGACAAGCGACTGGTAGGTGTTGACCGCCGATTTCGAATCCGATGTCATGGCAATTCCTTGCGAAGGCTCTGAACTGGGTGAGACTTGTGAGCCAAACAAATCTCGCGAGTCGTTTGAATGTCCTTCGACAGCTGGGCACGCAATGCCTCGATCGACGGAAACTTCTGGACCCCTCGTATCTCCGAGAGCAATTCCAATTCCATCGATGCGCCGTAGAGATCCGCACTAAAGTCAAGTATGTGCGCTTCAACCTTCTTTGCATCCTCTCCAAAGGTCGGGTTGGGACCGATGTGCAGCGCAACAGGTTGATGCATTGCTGACTTTGCAATCGAGGCCTCTATCCCCTCAACGTTTGACACACGCGCTGCGTAGACTCCATGCGCCGGAACGAGGACGGAAATTGCGTCGAGATTCGCGGTTGGGAATCCTAGCGTTCGACCGCGTCGAGCGCCTGTCCCCACAACTCCATGAATGCGATAGGGTTGTAGCAATAATCGATTGGCTGCTTGAATAGCTCCGAGCTCGATCTCTTTCCGAATACGTGTACTCGAAATCCAATCTCCCGAATCCATTTCGACTGCCGCTAACTCAAACTCAATTCCAAGCGTTCGACATCGTTGATGGAGATAGTCCACATCTCCTCGCCGGTCACGTCCGAACCGAAAGTTTGGTCCTTCGATAATTCCTTTTGCCCCCAAAGCTCCCACTATCACTTGATCGAAAAAATCTTCCGCAGACAGCTGGAGCAATTCGTGTGAGGTCCTCAATGCGACGACGAAGTCCGCTCCAGCCTCCCTCAGTAGTCTGCATTTGGATTCGTGCGTCGTCAGGGGCTTTGGGGATAGTTCCGGACGAAGAATGCGGAGGGGGGGTGGATCAAAAGTCACAACGACCACGGGCCCATCTGTTCGTTTGGCGAGGGATTTCAGCTGGATCAACAAACGGCGATGGCCGCAATGCACGCCATCGAAATTGCCGATTGCGATGGCTCCACCTTTCGCATCCTTAGTTACTGGTTTATCGAAAAACATCAATTGGTCCATTTACTCTGACGCATTTCGTATGGTCGTTAGATCCAATTCGGTCGAAGCATTGCGCTCAAATCGAGGTTGAACACGAGGCCAGAAAATCAAACCTGTGAACAGAGTGATTGCGACCCCCGACAGGACATCCGAAAAATAGTGTGAGGCGCTTTCAACTCGTTGCACCGAAGCGACGACTGCGAGCGAAACAAAAAACCACTTACCCCGCGGATAAACGGCAGTAAGAGCGATGGCGACAGCCATGGCTGTCGCTGCATGGCCAGATGGGAAGCTACGGAAATGCTCATCCAACCAGGAACCTGAAAGGGGAGCGCCCCACACGTCCAAACTGCGTTCAGGCAAAAGCTCGAGGGGCAATAGATCAATCGCGTTTGGCCGAACACGGGGAATTATGGCTTTAGCCGCGTTGGCCACCGCCCCGCACAACAGAACGAATGCGAGACCGATGAGAAGCCGGGACCGATTGCGAACATCCGTCCATAGCAAGCAACCGAACACGAAAGCGATCGTTAAGAAATGTGCGAACGCTTCGCTCATCTGAATGAACTTATTGAGGTCACCGGGAATTTTCAGGGAGCGAAACCAGTAGGAAAGCTCAAGATCCCAAGGCAAGCACAGGATCGCCGCGCCCATGCAAGCGATCAATAGGACCCAAGAACGCCTGCGACTTCGCGAATCGAGCACGGTTAATTTCCCGTCGTCCGAACTACTGAGTTGACCGATCAAACCACTGGGTTTAGTTCGTAGGTTCGCGAATCGCTTTTTCCGGACAGGTGGTTCGCTTGCGCGATGCTGTAGAGCTGCTGTCCGACAGGAGTGGGGTATTTGCCTGTAATGCACGCTTGGCAAAGGTGGTTTGAAGGAAGATCGATTGCTCGAGCGATCGATTCCACAGGCAGGTAGCGAAGGGAGTCGCACCCGAGTTGTTCGGCCATCCGATCCTGGCCTGCTTCCGTCAGCATCCCGTTTTCCAAGAACTTCGGTGCAAAGAGTTCGTCGATGGTCGACATATCGATGCCATAGAAGCAAGGAGCAATAATTGGCGGACAAGCGACGCGGACGTGGATTTCTTTGGCTCCGCCGAGCTCGCGTATGCGGTGCAGCAGTACTTTCATCGTCGTTGAGCGAACGATGGAATCCTCGACGAGGATCACGCGTTTGCCATCGAGTACCTCGCGCAAAGGAGTGTATTTGCTCGACGCTTTCGCTTTGCGTGCTCGACCACCTTCGATAAACGTCCGACCGCTATAACGATTGCGGATCAAACCTTCACGGGAAGGAATCCGCATGCGGTATGCCATAGCATCGGCCGCCGCTTTGCTCGTATCGGGAACCGGAACGACAATCGTATCGTTGTCGATCGGAATCTGGTTTCTAGAAAGTTCGATACGCGCTAATTCTTCACCTAGCCTCGTTCTCGAAAGATAAACACTTCGTTCATCGAGGGTGCTCGCCACGTTTGCGAAATAAATCCATTCGAAGAAGCAGTGAGCAGGCTTAGGCGTTTCGCAATATCTCTCGATTTGGATGCCATCGGGAGTGACCAAGATCGCATGCCCTGGGGGAACCGATAGAATCGCATCTCGATCGAAGCCGAGGTTGAGTAACGCGACGCTCTCGCTGGCTGCAGCAAAAAGCCGCCCGTCGGTCGCATAACACAATGGTTTGATCCCGAGTGGATCGCGAGCTAGGAGCAGCTCCCCTTTGGCATTCAAGATCGCAATCGAAAACGCTCCGTCGAACTTCTTCGCGGCGGAAGCGAATACGTCGATCAACGAACGATTGGCAGAGAGCGTTAATTCGCGTCCAAGTTCGTGCATGATAATCTCGGTATCGGTGTCTCGCGCCAGATGGTGTTCTCCATCTTTCATCAACCGATCGCGAAGGTCAGTATAGTTCGCTAATTGCCCATTGAAACAAAAGCTGAACCACTTGTTTTTATGGATATGCTGTCGTTCGAAAGGTTGTGCATAGCTGCGGTCGTCTTGACCGCAAGTTGCATAGCGCACGTGTCCAATCGCGGCGCGGCCTGCATAGGCCTCCATGATCGCCTCGCTTTTTCCGCGATGGGACAGCCGGAAGACTTCCGCGACTGTTCCTATATCCTTCATTGTGTCCAGAATGAGGGATCGATCTGGATTGTAAGTCGTCATCCCCGCCGCGAGCTGTCCGCGGTTTTGGATATCCTGCAGCATGCGAGGAAGCAGATAAGAGATCGAGTCGCGGCCCGCATCGGGGCTCAGACGGCTTTCATCACCACCGGGTAAGTGATAAATGGCCGCAACACCGCATTCATGGTGCAGTTCGCTCATGAGATCGGATCAAGCCTCGACTAGCAGGAATTCGAGCAAAGGGGACTGGATTTGTGTTGGGTTTGTCGCACCCTACCCCAAGGAATCGTAGCGGATGAGCCTCTACTTGTCGACAAGCTCTTTTTTTGCAAAGGTCTCGATCGCCTCGAGTGCGCGCAGCAATTGCGGGTCGTTCGTCAAAGTCGGATCGCGCAGGATCCAAGGGTTTATTTCCCCTGTTTCGGCCGGTTCCGGTACAAATCGGGGATCAGCTCGAAGGCGAAAA includes these proteins:
- a CDS encoding MutS-related protein, whose protein sequence is MTSDSKSAVNTYQSLVESFEETIERSKRLSKVLVRCRVGSAIPGLAMIVVGVAEPSLGSWTWKVGLLLIGVFLFFATWYETIQYRMQNLHSQLFGLVRLIDRCNRNWKELAPLPSEDYVVPYTAEWTQDLDVFGERSLFRWASLAMTRTGAETLAQWITEWASPEEIQMRQEAVRELSKTRSWRLDFYRIACGLRSQRTYPEAIAEWASSQDFFEGRRWIYALACLGPSLVILGAIGLVGAFFLGVGVGQLVGVSVLLFGLAINFVLTMIILGPIHDLFNRIGYANRELQLLSDWITCAGEMPRKSSMLNSIHRSLLTPGDSLPNASDGISRLQHWMTLAGFQKSPLFFIPYVTLQIAILWDVRVLEGLERWKKKYQALAPRWVEAIGQLEALNSSATIADENSEWSYPSVGQRGKMITATGLAHPLLRDDQRVPNDLAIDEKQRLLLVTGSNMAGKSTLLRSVGVNVLLARIGAPVCSKSWVSESLDIASSIRVQDSLQDGVSFFMAELKRLRRVVDKAVEEDREGGHRMLVLLDEILQGTNSRERQIAVDSVLRRLIDLGCVVLASTHDLELASSDQMRTYAQIVHFREYFEQIDGKQIMRFDYKMRPGVTPTTNALKLLELVGL
- a CDS encoding bifunctional riboflavin kinase/FAD synthetase, producing the protein MFFDKPVTKDAKGGAIAIGNFDGVHCGHRRLLIQLKSLAKRTDGPVVVVTFDPPPLRILRPELSPKPLTTHESKCRLLREAGADFVVALRTSHELLQLSAEDFFDQVIVGALGAKGIIEGPNFRFGRDRRGDVDYLHQRCRTLGIEFELAAVEMDSGDWISSTRIRKEIELGAIQAANRLLLQPYRIHGVVGTGARRGRTLGFPTANLDAISVLVPAHGVYAARVSNVEGIEASIAKSAMHQPVALHIGPNPTFGEDAKKVEAHILDFSADLYGASMELELLSEIRGVQKFPSIEALRAQLSKDIQTTREICLAHKSHPVQSLRKELP
- a CDS encoding phosphatase PAP2 family protein, translated to MLDSRSRRRSWVLLIACMGAAILCLPWDLELSYWFRSLKIPGDLNKFIQMSEAFAHFLTIAFVFGCLLWTDVRNRSRLLIGLAFVLLCGAVANAAKAIIPRVRPNAIDLLPLELLPERSLDVWGAPLSGSWLDEHFRSFPSGHAATAMAVAIALTAVYPRGKWFFVSLAVVASVQRVESASHYFSDVLSGVAITLFTGLIFWPRVQPRFERNASTELDLTTIRNASE
- a CDS encoding amidophosphoribosyltransferase translates to MSELHHECGVAAIYHLPGGDESRLSPDAGRDSISYLLPRMLQDIQNRGQLAAGMTTYNPDRSLILDTMKDIGTVAEVFRLSHRGKSEAIMEAYAGRAAIGHVRYATCGQDDRSYAQPFERQHIHKNKWFSFCFNGQLANYTDLRDRLMKDGEHHLARDTDTEIIMHELGRELTLSANRSLIDVFASAAKKFDGAFSIAILNAKGELLLARDPLGIKPLCYATDGRLFAAASESVALLNLGFDRDAILSVPPGHAILVTPDGIQIERYCETPKPAHCFFEWIYFANVASTLDERSVYLSRTRLGEELARIELSRNQIPIDNDTIVVPVPDTSKAAADAMAYRMRIPSREGLIRNRYSGRTFIEGGRARKAKASSKYTPLREVLDGKRVILVEDSIVRSTTMKVLLHRIRELGGAKEIHVRVACPPIIAPCFYGIDMSTIDELFAPKFLENGMLTEAGQDRMAEQLGCDSLRYLPVESIARAIDLPSNHLCQACITGKYPTPVGQQLYSIAQANHLSGKSDSRTYELNPVV